TTCATAAGCTTTGTTATAGTTTTTCATCAGTAAATAGGTTTCTCCGATAGAATTAGAGATATAGGAAATTTCCCATTTCCTGCCCATTTGTTTATTGATTTTCAGCGCTTTTTCATCATACTGCAAAGACTTGGTGTATGCCCCGTTTTTACGGTAGAGTTGCGCCAAATTATTATAAGAACTGCTTAAAGTAGGCGAATCCCGAAGATGCTCAAGTAAGGCGACAGATTGATTTAACAGTACATATGCAGTATCAACCCGGTTATTGGAAACATATAGACTGCCCATATTGTTAAGAATGGCTGCTTCCCTTTTTTTATCACGGTTTTTACGGGCAAGTGCCAGCGCCCTTTTGTAATAAATCAGTGCTTCTGAAACATTGTTAAGATTATAATACACGTTCGCAATGCTGTTCAGCGTATGACCAATTTTCTCGGGGTCGGCCATTTTCTCCCGAATTTTCAAAGACTGGTATAAATAATCTAAAGATTTTTTGAAGTCATTACCATAGAAATAAGAGATTCCTAAGTTCTGAAGGGCGTCGCCTTTTTCAATCTGTGAGTTCTGGGAATCTGCAAGTTTTAGGGCCTGTGTCGCGTAGAAAATACTACTGTCTGGAGCTATCTTTCTGTACGATAAACTTAACTGGTTGTATATGGAAATCTGTGTTTGATCATCTTGCTTTTTACGCTGTAATTCTCTTTTTAAACTGTCTATTAAATATCTAGTGTCCGGAGATTTCGCCCACAAAAAATTGGTTATGAGTAAACACATTACCATAATACTTCTACAACGGTTCTCTTGACAATCGAACGAAAGACGGTTACTTTTTAACACAACGCATAATTGGCCGGCTAATATTACATAAAAATTAGTCAAGGTGCAATCTTATTTTTTGTATAAATAACACCTGCTTTTTCCCTAAAAAAACCGCTTCAATCTATTGAGGCGGCTTCATATTTAATTATGGTCGGGCAGGAAACTGTATTCTTTAGAATATCGCAGCATCTGTTCCGCAAATGTCTGGGGATATTTTAAGATATAGTCGGTAACTTGACCACCGGCGTTTTTAACAGGCGTAATGTAAGGATTGACAAATCCCCGGTAAGGCGCTTCCTTATATTGGGCATTACGCGCCAGAACCTCTTTGTGCATCTCCTGATCTACTTTTACACCGTAGTTTTCAACCAGATTTTTGGCGGCATTATAGTCTCCTTCAGATTTGATGCGCTGGGTTTCGCGCAGCAGCTGCCCGAAAAGATCGTGAAGTTTGTCGTAATCGGTGATATTGAAATAGGTTTTCCCGTTACGGGTCATCTTTTCGATGACATTGTCCTTCATCCCTTTTTCAAAGACCCAGGCGCTGACCCACTGGCGGTTCCGCATGTGCGATTCTTCGATATCGGCTCCGGGATCCAGCCGCACCAGCTGCATCATCAATCCGTTACGGATATAGTTGTCGTAAGCTGCTTTACCAACCCCTTTCCAGTCATCGGTCAGGCCAAGTTCCTGCAGTTTAGGGTTATAGAGGAAATAAAGACCCACGAGGTCCGCGCGGCCTTCCTCCATGGTGGAGGCATAACTTTTCAGCGTTTCTTTCGGTGTTCCCACACCCGGATTGATCTGTCCTGAGGCGTGTCCTATAACCTCATGCAGCGCGGTGTGCAGTTTGCTTGCCAGCTCACCATATTGCTTCGCCAGACGGAGTTCTTCGTCGTCATTAACAAATTCTTTGAGACGGCCCGAACCGGCAGCTTTATCGTAGGCATCGATGATATTGCCCAGCGAAATGGATTTGGAACCGTGCTCAGCGCGGATCCAGTCAGCATTGGGAAGGTTGACCCCAATCGGGGTGCTGGGAGATGAATCGCCCGATTCTGAGGCAACGATCACGGTTTTATAGCTGACGCCTACCACGTTCTTTTTTTTGTGTTGAGTCAGGAGCGGAGAGTTGTCTTCAAACCACTGTGCCTGCTTCGAAAGGACTTCCATCTTTTTAGACATGTCGAAGTCTTTGATCTGCACTACGCTTTCATAGGAGCCTTTGTGGCCAAGCGGATCGCTGTAGACTTCGATGAAGCCGTTGATATAGTCGATATTTCCCTCGGTAGCATCTACCCAGGCTACGTTGTAATCGTCCCAGGTTTTGAGGTCGCCGGTTTTATAGTATTTGATCAGCAAGGCTAAAGCGTTTGCCTGCTTCTGGTTTTCGGTTACGGTTCTGGCTTTTTCGAGCCAGTAGGTAATCTGGTCGATTGCCTTGCCGTACATTCCACCGCTTTTCCAGACTTTTTCTGTCACCTTACCGTTTTCTTTAACCAGCTTTGAGTTCAGGCCGGTTGAAAGCGGACGCTTTGGATCAGTACTTTTCATATTGGCGTAAAAACGGTCAGCTTCATCTGCCGTAACGCCGTCACCGTAGAAATTAACGGCGGAGCCTTCCAAAAGGCCTTTGTTCAGATCGAGATTGACTTTTTTACTGTCTTTATCATTAAAAAGCATATCAGCCACGGTGGCGTTCAGGGGTGTGTTTGTGTCTTTTAAAAGCTGGTCTAAATAGGCTCTGGAAAACGCAGGTTTCATCTTTTCGTTGGAGTAGTGATGGTGAATGCCATTTGCGAACCAGATGCGTTTGAGGTAAATTTCGAAATTCTGCCAGTCCTGCGTGGTTTTGTTACCGCTGTAATTCTGATAAATATGCTCAAGGGCACGGCGGATGGTCAGGTTGTTCTCATAGTTCTGATCCCAGGTAATATCGCGGCCTGAATAGCCGGCCTGGCTAAGGTAATAGACATATTCTTTTTCTTTTAAAGTCAGATTGTTCCAGCCCGGGACGTCGTAGTGAAGTACCTCAATGTCGGCAAAACGATCAATGCTGTTCTGTCCCTGCGACGCGGTCTGTTCCTGAGATGTGTTTTCAGTGGTGGCATTCTGCTGTGCCGTGCAGGAAAACAGCATCGTGGCAGCCAGCGCTAAAAGCGTAAATTTGGTTCTTTTCATTATTGAATATTTAAATAAAGTTATTGAATTCTGGTGATGTACTGGCAGGCGTCTTATAACAAGAACGGATTGACCGACAGGAGTACACGAACAAGCAACAAAATTCGCACCGCTGTACTTCTGAGAAATTTTGATTGTAAAAGATTGATGATCACAAACAGTACGGCTAATAAAAAAGCCCCGTAAAAACGGGGCTTCTGCTTTATATAAAAAAGGAATTATCCTTTTGCACCTCTTTCGATACGCTTTCTTTCGTTTTCAGAAAGAATCTTTTTACGCATTCTGATG
The window above is part of the Kaistella faecalis genome. Proteins encoded here:
- a CDS encoding dipeptidyl peptidase 3; this encodes MKRTKFTLLALAATMLFSCTAQQNATTENTSQEQTASQGQNSIDRFADIEVLHYDVPGWNNLTLKEKEYVYYLSQAGYSGRDITWDQNYENNLTIRRALEHIYQNYSGNKTTQDWQNFEIYLKRIWFANGIHHHYSNEKMKPAFSRAYLDQLLKDTNTPLNATVADMLFNDKDSKKVNLDLNKGLLEGSAVNFYGDGVTADEADRFYANMKSTDPKRPLSTGLNSKLVKENGKVTEKVWKSGGMYGKAIDQITYWLEKARTVTENQKQANALALLIKYYKTGDLKTWDDYNVAWVDATEGNIDYINGFIEVYSDPLGHKGSYESVVQIKDFDMSKKMEVLSKQAQWFEDNSPLLTQHKKKNVVGVSYKTVIVASESGDSSPSTPIGVNLPNADWIRAEHGSKSISLGNIIDAYDKAAGSGRLKEFVNDDEELRLAKQYGELASKLHTALHEVIGHASGQINPGVGTPKETLKSYASTMEEGRADLVGLYFLYNPKLQELGLTDDWKGVGKAAYDNYIRNGLMMQLVRLDPGADIEESHMRNRQWVSAWVFEKGMKDNVIEKMTRNGKTYFNITDYDKLHDLFGQLLRETQRIKSEGDYNAAKNLVENYGVKVDQEMHKEVLARNAQYKEAPYRGFVNPYITPVKNAGGQVTDYILKYPQTFAEQMLRYSKEYSFLPDHN